A section of the Desulfotignum phosphitoxidans DSM 13687 genome encodes:
- a CDS encoding FAD/NAD(P)-binding protein: MENPYLPYPVRIDDIEVATEDKSLKTFTFVFVNPEDEEKFAYKAGQFAELSIPGVGEIPIGIASSPVEKGFVKFTVFRTGVVTTHLHNMKKGDLMGIRGPLGNWYPWDKLENKNVVIIGGGFAFTTLRSSIVYMLDPANRKKFKNIDVVYGARSPGMLLYREELFDWEKRDDINMHITVDGTDDPDWKYHTGFVPQVVEDNAPVADEDTYAIVCGPPIMIKFTQPALTKLGYQPHQIIMSLENRMKCGIGMCGRCNIGKELVCKDGPVFTLEEINQTPKEY, translated from the coding sequence ATGGAAAACCCCTATTTGCCGTATCCGGTTCGCATTGATGATATTGAAGTGGCAACGGAAGATAAATCCCTTAAAACGTTTACTTTTGTATTTGTAAACCCGGAAGATGAAGAAAAGTTTGCCTATAAAGCCGGCCAGTTTGCTGAACTGTCCATCCCCGGCGTGGGTGAAATTCCCATCGGCATTGCCTCATCTCCGGTGGAAAAGGGATTTGTCAAATTCACGGTCTTCCGGACCGGTGTGGTCACCACCCATCTTCACAACATGAAGAAAGGGGATCTCATGGGCATCAGAGGACCTCTGGGCAACTGGTATCCCTGGGACAAACTGGAAAACAAAAATGTGGTCATCATCGGCGGCGGATTTGCCTTCACCACGCTGCGGTCCTCCATTGTCTATATGCTGGATCCGGCCAACCGGAAAAAATTCAAAAACATTGATGTGGTCTACGGGGCCCGTTCTCCCGGCATGCTGTTATACCGGGAGGAACTGTTTGACTGGGAAAAACGCGATGACATCAACATGCACATCACCGTGGATGGTACGGATGATCCCGACTGGAAGTACCATACCGGGTTTGTGCCCCAGGTAGTGGAGGACAATGCACCGGTTGCCGATGAAGACACCTACGCCATTGTGTGCGGACCGCCTATCATGATCAAGTTCACCCAGCCGGCATTGACCAAGTTGGGGTATCAGCCCCATCAGATTATCATGTCTCTGGAAAACCGGATGAAGTGCGGCATCGGTATGTGCGGACGCTGCAATATCGGCAAGGAACTGGTGTGCAAAGACGGACCGGTGTTTACACTGGAAGAGATCAACCAGACTCCGAAAGAATATTAA